The proteins below are encoded in one region of Cololabis saira isolate AMF1-May2022 chromosome 11, fColSai1.1, whole genome shotgun sequence:
- the LOC133455049 gene encoding transmembrane protein 150C-like, translating to MLDFSLWALLPPLFSVCAASGLWAVYFVALYDEKVLPLDAEQWKGNGSRYPPFISVTGQFPPASCIFSEVMNLMAFGAFIIGLLRYVQLKNRIDKAWLNAVSLVIFSIACLGMTIVGNFQLFTLWTAHMVGTEMAFGLGTLFCWMQSYITLRVNLKNEGKLVAVARFLLSASITLCIIIKYSMSSAMDSARWQWTVVMLFLVFIGTFGIEFRHGHFSLLCTDAADRSLAHMSNIGDSENSQQIREQLGPL from the exons atgctgGATTTCAGTCTGTGGGCTCTTCTGCCGCCCCTCTTCTCTGTCTGCGCCGCTTCTGGACTGTGGGCGGT GTACTTTGTTGCTCTCTATGATGAGAAAGTACTACCTCTGGATGCAGAGCAATG GAAGGGAAATGGATCCCGATATCCTCCCTTCATAAG TGTTACAGGACAGTTTCCACCAGCCAGCTGCATCTTCAGCGAGGTCATGAACCTGATGGCGTTTGGGG CCTTCATCATTGGACTCCTCAGATATGTGCAGCTGAAAAACAGAATAGATAAAGCCTGGTTGAACGCCGTCAGTTTGGTGATTTTCTCCATCGCCTGCTTGGGAATGACCATTGTTGGAAACTTCCAG TTGTTCACGCTGTGGACGGCCCACATGGTGGGCACGGAGATGGCGTTTGGGCTGGGAACGTTGTTCTGCTGGATGCAGTCTTACATCACCCTGAGGGTTAACCTGAAGAACGAGGGGAAGCTCGTCGCCGTCGCTCGTTTCCTGCTGTCTGCGTCCATCACTCTCTGTATAATTATCAAATACT CTATGTCCTCCGCAATGGATTCAGCTCGCTGGCAGTGGACCGTGGTCATGCTGTTTCTGGTCTTCATCGGCACATTCGGCATCGAGTTTCGTCATGGCCACTTCTCGTTGCTGTGCACCGATGCAGCGGATCGATCTCTGGCTCACATGTCAAACATTGGTGATTCTGAGAACTCTCAACAGATCAGAGAACAGTTGGGACCACTGTAG